Proteins co-encoded in one Spirosoma endbachense genomic window:
- a CDS encoding TetR/AcrR family transcriptional regulator: protein MEKDEKVRRNRAKTTQRIVEALEEVIAERGLEGVGVNRVAEKANVSKVLIYRYFGGMEGLLEYYVKMGKLFPVFNPAVLDQIRPLQESDVARIWYRQVIQTYRYFRTFKAAREILKATVIENDSIAETTARAQDEEMTRLVEQLSFVKGADTQAISAIVLGAMTYLTIMAQNDRTMISIDLRSEEGWKRIENAVKTIYIALNKMAIQSKEVNLELQSAHLPMAQW from the coding sequence ATGGAGAAGGACGAGAAGGTCAGACGCAACCGCGCTAAAACAACTCAGCGCATCGTAGAAGCGTTAGAAGAAGTCATTGCAGAGCGGGGTCTGGAAGGAGTTGGAGTCAATCGGGTTGCAGAAAAGGCTAATGTCAGTAAAGTGCTGATTTATCGCTACTTCGGCGGTATGGAAGGGCTTCTGGAATACTATGTAAAAATGGGCAAATTATTCCCAGTATTCAATCCAGCTGTCTTAGACCAAATTCGTCCTTTACAAGAGTCTGATGTGGCTCGTATCTGGTATCGCCAGGTTATCCAGACCTACCGTTACTTCCGTACGTTTAAAGCAGCCCGTGAAATCCTGAAAGCAACTGTTATCGAAAATGATTCGATTGCAGAAACAACAGCAAGAGCACAAGACGAAGAAATGACACGTCTTGTCGAGCAGCTTTCATTCGTTAAGGGGGCCGATACACAAGCCATTTCGGCAATTGTTCTTGGTGCTATGACCTACCTAACGATCATGGCTCAGAACGATCGTACCATGATCAGTATTGATCTTCGGAGCGAAGAAGGATGGAAACGCATCGAAAATGCCGTTAAAACCATTTATATCGCTCTGAATAAAATGGCGATTCAATCAAAAGAGGTTAATCTGGAGTTACAGTCGGCTCATCTGCCAATGGCTCAGTGGTAA
- a CDS encoding glycoside hydrolase family 65 protein — translation MAFMDRKLIVSGFLLAAYTLSLTATAQVDNAGWQIVGQNINPANYYGITVANGMIGLVSSPEPMKVKDVVLNGAFDTYGRGRVSNILKVFNFANMNLDVDGQRLGSKDISNYRQTLDMQKAALTTTFDFKDKVSVRQTMMALRHLPFSQLTMVEITARKDCEISPMSVIETPENLKEVKNFYSEIDRSHVTIRLLTSVAKSPSGRHTVAASNSFIFEEPHGQEPDVIHEDWDYNMHLAKFKKRLKAGTTYRFSVVGSVSSTAHTADPHNEAERLTLFAALERTERLLIRHNAEWAKLWRSDIIIDGDPDAQRAVRSALYHLYSFVREGTGYSLSPMGLSGLGYNGHVFWDTELWMYPPILTLKPEIARSMLEYRFERMSMARQNAFSHGYAGVMFPWESDTDGQEATPVWALTGPFQQHITGCVGWSFWKYYQVTKDKEWLRTRGYPMLKEVAAFWSSRVEREGPGKFHINNVIGANEWQENIDDNAFTNGMAKTSLEYAIQAAQELGVTPDPDWKLVADNLPILKFPDGVTKENRTYDGVMIKQADVNLLAYPLHIIADENSIKKDLAYYEPRYSPDGPAMGWSVLSTLHARLGNPDKAYDWFVKSYKPNEVPPFNVLAETAGGTNPYFATGAGGMLQAVLNGFGGLEISDSGITQLKTKLPKKWKSLTIKGIGPDLKTVQVQ, via the coding sequence ATGGCATTTATGGATAGAAAACTAATTGTGAGCGGCTTCCTGCTGGCAGCTTATACGCTTTCTCTAACGGCAACTGCGCAAGTCGACAATGCGGGCTGGCAGATTGTAGGTCAGAATATCAATCCTGCTAACTATTACGGCATAACAGTGGCCAATGGAATGATTGGCCTTGTGTCGTCGCCGGAGCCAATGAAAGTGAAAGACGTGGTATTAAATGGCGCTTTTGATACCTATGGCCGTGGTCGTGTCTCGAATATCCTGAAAGTGTTCAATTTTGCCAATATGAACCTCGATGTAGATGGGCAGCGGCTTGGGTCGAAAGACATCAGTAATTACCGCCAAACGCTTGATATGCAGAAGGCGGCCTTAACAACTACGTTTGATTTTAAAGATAAAGTAAGTGTTCGGCAAACGATGATGGCATTGCGTCATCTGCCATTTTCGCAATTGACAATGGTCGAAATTACGGCCAGAAAAGATTGTGAAATTAGCCCGATGAGTGTGATCGAAACCCCCGAGAACCTTAAAGAAGTAAAGAATTTTTATTCGGAGATCGACCGCTCACACGTCACGATTCGGTTACTGACCTCAGTGGCTAAAAGCCCTTCCGGACGGCATACCGTTGCTGCTTCCAATAGCTTCATTTTTGAGGAGCCTCATGGCCAGGAACCCGATGTGATTCATGAAGACTGGGATTACAACATGCATCTGGCCAAGTTCAAAAAACGCCTGAAAGCCGGAACAACGTATCGGTTCAGTGTAGTGGGTTCTGTATCATCGACGGCACACACCGCCGATCCGCATAACGAAGCGGAAAGGCTTACGCTCTTTGCCGCTCTGGAACGTACGGAGCGATTGCTTATTCGTCACAACGCAGAATGGGCTAAGCTCTGGCGAAGCGACATTATTATAGACGGTGATCCGGATGCCCAGCGCGCTGTTCGCTCAGCACTGTATCACCTGTATTCATTTGTCCGGGAGGGAACCGGTTATAGCCTGTCGCCAATGGGGTTATCGGGGCTTGGCTATAATGGTCACGTCTTCTGGGATACGGAATTGTGGATGTATCCGCCCATTTTAACCCTAAAGCCCGAAATCGCGAGATCAATGCTGGAATATCGCTTTGAACGGATGTCGATGGCCAGGCAAAATGCATTCAGTCATGGCTATGCGGGCGTTATGTTCCCCTGGGAGTCGGATACTGATGGGCAGGAAGCTACGCCCGTATGGGCGCTGACAGGCCCCTTTCAGCAACATATTACGGGTTGTGTTGGCTGGTCTTTCTGGAAGTATTACCAGGTAACGAAAGACAAAGAATGGCTTCGTACGCGTGGCTACCCAATGCTAAAAGAAGTGGCAGCTTTCTGGAGTAGCCGTGTAGAGCGTGAAGGCCCAGGCAAGTTTCACATTAACAACGTCATTGGCGCAAATGAGTGGCAGGAAAACATCGACGACAACGCGTTCACGAACGGTATGGCTAAAACGTCGCTGGAGTATGCCATACAAGCGGCTCAGGAGTTAGGAGTAACGCCGGATCCAGACTGGAAACTTGTTGCCGACAATCTACCAATTCTGAAATTTCCGGATGGTGTAACGAAGGAAAATCGCACGTACGACGGAGTTATGATCAAACAGGCTGATGTCAATCTGCTGGCTTATCCGCTTCATATCATAGCCGATGAAAATTCGATTAAAAAAGATCTTGCCTACTATGAACCCCGCTATTCACCCGATGGTCCGGCTATGGGCTGGTCGGTTTTATCGACGCTACACGCTCGTCTTGGTAATCCCGATAAAGCTTATGATTGGTTTGTGAAGAGCTATAAACCGAATGAAGTACCACCGTTTAATGTATTGGCCGAAACCGCTGGTGGAACAAACCCTTATTTTGCAACAGGAGCGGGTGGTATGCTGCAAGCGGTGCTGAATGGGTTTGGTGGGCTTGAAATTTCAGACAGCGGTATTACACAACTTAAAACAAAGTTGCCAAAAAAATGGAAATCGCTAACGATAAAAGGAATTGGGCCTGACTTAAAAACTGTACAGGTGCAGTAA
- a CDS encoding vanadium-dependent haloperoxidase, with amino-acid sequence MNFSRRFSLLLAILLVTVASCQKPASPAEYKARAANPENYNVALNKLTQVIIHDIFSPPVASRIYAYANLAGYEALVPDDAQYESLGGKLKRFQASPKPQAGKEYCFPLASIHALLTVARALTFTVEYYDEFEKPFYQQYKKDGLPDDVYDRSMAYGETIAKHILDYAAKDNYKQTRGFKHTVTNEEGTWVPTPPAYMDAAEPQWNKIRCWAMDTCNQFMPPRPLPYSLKKGSPYEKELDEVYQTGKTLDKQKQDIAYFWDDNAFVMNVAGHVMYASKKMTPGGHWLGIAQTVARQKKLTMIQTVEAYALTSFALTDGFISCWDEKYRSKTVRPETVINKSIDPKWTPFLQTPPFPEYPSGHSVISTAAATVLTSLMGDNVAFTDSTEFQYGHGVRSFKSFRDAADEASISRMYGGIHYRSALVNGQIEGEQVGKWVIQKIHTRRSAVASR; translated from the coding sequence ATGAACTTTTCGCGTCGATTCAGTCTTCTACTGGCCATCCTGCTGGTAACAGTTGCCAGTTGTCAGAAGCCTGCTTCTCCAGCCGAATACAAGGCCAGGGCTGCTAATCCAGAAAACTATAATGTGGCATTAAACAAACTGACACAGGTCATTATTCACGATATCTTTTCACCACCAGTTGCCAGTCGGATTTATGCGTATGCCAACCTGGCGGGTTATGAAGCACTTGTGCCTGACGATGCTCAATATGAGTCATTAGGTGGGAAATTGAAACGATTTCAGGCAAGCCCGAAGCCCCAGGCTGGGAAGGAGTATTGTTTTCCACTCGCCAGTATACATGCATTACTGACCGTTGCGCGTGCACTCACGTTCACTGTTGAATACTATGACGAATTTGAAAAGCCATTTTACCAACAGTATAAAAAAGATGGCCTTCCTGATGACGTTTACGATCGTTCGATGGCTTACGGAGAAACGATTGCCAAGCATATTCTGGATTATGCAGCGAAGGATAACTACAAGCAAACCCGCGGTTTTAAGCATACCGTTACCAACGAAGAAGGAACTTGGGTACCAACGCCCCCAGCCTATATGGATGCTGCCGAACCGCAATGGAACAAAATACGCTGTTGGGCAATGGATACCTGCAATCAGTTCATGCCACCACGCCCTTTACCGTATAGTTTAAAAAAGGGAAGTCCTTATGAAAAAGAACTGGATGAAGTGTATCAAACCGGAAAAACCCTCGATAAACAGAAGCAGGACATTGCCTATTTCTGGGACGATAATGCCTTTGTAATGAATGTAGCTGGCCATGTTATGTATGCCAGTAAGAAAATGACTCCCGGCGGCCATTGGCTGGGAATTGCCCAAACTGTGGCCCGGCAGAAAAAGCTGACTATGATACAAACTGTTGAGGCATATGCTCTTACTTCATTTGCGTTGACCGATGGTTTCATTTCCTGCTGGGACGAAAAATACCGGAGTAAAACGGTTCGGCCCGAAACAGTTATCAACAAGTCTATTGACCCTAAATGGACGCCCTTTCTTCAAACACCGCCCTTTCCCGAATATCCCAGCGGCCACAGTGTGATTTCAACCGCAGCGGCTACGGTATTGACAAGCCTCATGGGCGACAATGTTGCCTTTACTGACTCAACCGAGTTTCAATATGGGCATGGTGTCCGGTCGTTTAAGTCGTTCCGGGATGCTGCCGATGAAGCGTCGATTAGCCGGATGTATGGTGGCATTCACTATAGATCGGCACTAGTGAATGGACAGATTGAAGGGGAGCAGGTCGGCAAGTGGGTTATCCAAAAAATTCATACCAGGAGATCGGCCGTAGCCAGTCGGTAG
- a CDS encoding VCBS repeat-containing protein, whose translation MRVLLGLFIVVTGLLTGCSGNQPAAEKPLFQLLDSTKTGIGFVNQLHNTDSLSILDYLYFYNGGGVAAGDLNNDGLTDLYFISNQETNKLYLNKGNFTFADATAKAGMAGQADWQTGVTMADVNSDGLLDVYVCAVSKFNGLRGHNELYINNGPGSDGVPTFTERATEYGLSFSGFSTQAAFFDYDHDGDLDCFLLNHAVHTSRSFDRVTTRNDRNQESGDYLFRNDKGHFIDVSEQAGIFGAAMGYGLGISIADLNADGWEDLYVSNDFHEDDYYYVNNHKGGFVESIRQAFQHTSRFSMGNDIADVNNDGYPDVMTLDMYPADEAVEKASQGEDPLDIYRYKLSYGYMNQYSRNCLQISLSGQKFMDVGVMAGVAATDWSWSPLLADYDNDGIKDLFVANGIARRPNNLDYVKYISNESLQSELGASSKLDEKAIQSMPEGKIANYLYRGTARLQFDDKSAAWGFSQPTLSCGAVYADLDNDGDLDIVTNNVNDPAGLYRNEANSLFPDNKYLTVKLKGDSPNTFGIGAKVILKYRDSQQGNALQMQQLMPTRGFESSVAPELLFGLGHHDSIDSLIVIWPTQRMEVRKNVKSNQPIILNQADAKLDGTTFRYTAPAMQARFADVTKVDSIPYRHLENSDYFDFVRESLMPFKVSTEGPHLAIGDVNGDGLADVYAGGAKWQAGSLLVQQPSGRFIPSNQPDFIRDSTYEDVDAVFFDADGDKDLDLYVVSGGNEFYGQMTEQFDRLYLNDGRGRFSRSANALPTMYDNKSCVRPFDIDRDGDLDLFVGGRVVGFNYGKSPGSYLLINDGKGKFSDQTDKLATGLRKAGMITDAVWADYDGDKDQDLILAGDWMPIRIFANDKGRFSEVKPITTDEIPLNGFYQRVIAADFDRDGDIDLMAGNLGTNTKFRKAPDSQLRMWVKDIDGNQSTEQIIAYNRGKDWYPLAFKDELGKQMPGIINKRFTDYVSFAGKTLDNVLKADDLKGAEEYSVNQFASIYLENQNGKFIIHELPLMAQVSKLFALQAIDIDNDGDLDVLGGGNFYGVSMYQGRYDASYGLVLKNDGKGNFIALSPVDSGFLLNGEIRDIRPIQTPKGLLIAVARNGMGIQLFKPL comes from the coding sequence ATGAGGGTTTTATTGGGGCTTTTTATAGTGGTAACAGGCTTATTAACCGGTTGCTCGGGAAACCAGCCTGCCGCCGAGAAGCCATTGTTTCAATTACTTGATTCGACGAAAACCGGCATTGGCTTTGTCAATCAGCTGCACAATACCGACAGCCTATCCATTTTGGATTATCTATACTTCTACAATGGTGGCGGTGTAGCGGCTGGCGATTTGAATAACGACGGCCTGACTGATCTTTATTTTATTTCCAATCAGGAAACCAACAAACTGTACCTGAACAAAGGGAATTTTACATTCGCAGACGCGACAGCTAAAGCTGGTATGGCTGGTCAGGCAGATTGGCAGACTGGTGTTACGATGGCCGATGTTAATAGCGATGGCTTGCTGGATGTATATGTTTGTGCAGTTAGCAAATTCAACGGTCTACGAGGCCATAATGAATTGTACATCAACAATGGCCCTGGTTCAGATGGTGTGCCAACGTTTACGGAGCGAGCAACTGAATATGGACTTTCGTTTTCCGGGTTCTCGACCCAGGCCGCTTTTTTCGACTATGATCATGACGGCGATTTAGACTGTTTTCTACTGAATCATGCTGTTCATACGTCCCGAAGCTTTGATCGTGTAACGACTCGTAACGACCGAAACCAGGAGTCGGGCGATTACCTGTTTCGAAACGACAAAGGGCACTTTATTGATGTTAGTGAACAGGCTGGCATTTTTGGGGCTGCAATGGGTTATGGGCTAGGTATCTCGATCGCCGACCTGAATGCCGACGGTTGGGAAGATTTATACGTCTCTAATGATTTTCACGAAGATGACTATTACTACGTTAATAACCACAAAGGCGGTTTTGTAGAAAGTATCCGGCAGGCGTTCCAGCATACCAGCCGCTTTTCGATGGGCAACGACATTGCGGATGTAAACAACGACGGGTATCCTGATGTAATGACACTGGACATGTACCCCGCCGACGAAGCGGTCGAAAAAGCCTCACAGGGCGAAGATCCACTGGATATTTACCGGTATAAACTCTCATACGGTTACATGAATCAATACAGCCGTAATTGTTTGCAGATTAGCCTGTCGGGGCAAAAATTCATGGATGTAGGCGTAATGGCAGGTGTAGCAGCTACCGACTGGAGCTGGTCGCCCTTGTTGGCCGATTATGACAATGATGGTATCAAAGACCTCTTCGTTGCGAATGGAATTGCCCGACGGCCTAACAACCTGGACTACGTCAAATATATTTCTAATGAGTCGTTACAGAGTGAGCTTGGTGCATCGTCGAAACTCGATGAAAAGGCCATTCAGTCCATGCCTGAAGGCAAAATAGCGAACTATCTGTATCGGGGAACCGCCAGACTCCAGTTCGATGATAAATCGGCCGCCTGGGGTTTTTCGCAACCAACGCTGTCGTGCGGGGCCGTATACGCTGATCTGGACAATGACGGCGATCTGGATATAGTAACCAATAATGTCAATGATCCTGCCGGGCTGTACCGCAATGAAGCCAATTCACTATTTCCTGACAACAAATACCTGACGGTTAAATTGAAAGGTGATTCTCCGAATACGTTTGGGATTGGTGCGAAGGTCATTTTGAAATATAGAGATTCGCAGCAGGGAAACGCTCTGCAGATGCAGCAGCTGATGCCAACACGGGGTTTTGAGTCGTCAGTAGCTCCTGAATTATTATTTGGTCTTGGCCATCATGACAGCATTGACTCGCTGATCGTGATCTGGCCAACTCAGCGCATGGAAGTTCGCAAAAACGTGAAAAGCAACCAGCCGATCATTCTGAATCAAGCCGATGCGAAACTCGATGGAACAACCTTTCGGTATACAGCGCCCGCTATGCAAGCACGCTTTGCCGATGTTACAAAAGTAGATTCAATTCCCTATCGTCATCTCGAAAATAGTGACTATTTCGATTTCGTCCGCGAGTCATTAATGCCATTTAAAGTATCGACGGAAGGGCCGCATCTGGCCATTGGTGATGTAAATGGCGATGGTTTAGCTGATGTATATGCAGGCGGAGCCAAATGGCAGGCGGGAAGTTTATTGGTCCAGCAACCTAGTGGTCGATTTATTCCATCGAATCAACCGGACTTTATTCGTGACTCAACGTACGAAGACGTAGATGCCGTTTTCTTCGATGCCGATGGCGACAAAGACCTGGATTTATATGTCGTATCGGGAGGAAACGAGTTCTACGGCCAGATGACCGAGCAGTTTGATCGACTTTATCTGAACGATGGGCGGGGGCGTTTCAGCCGTTCGGCCAATGCGTTACCGACCATGTACGATAATAAAAGTTGTGTTCGGCCATTTGATATTGACCGCGATGGTGATCTGGACTTGTTTGTTGGCGGGCGAGTTGTGGGATTCAATTACGGGAAATCACCTGGTTCGTATCTGCTCATTAATGATGGGAAAGGTAAGTTTTCAGATCAGACCGATAAGCTTGCTACCGGATTGCGTAAAGCCGGAATGATTACGGATGCTGTTTGGGCCGATTACGACGGCGATAAAGATCAGGATCTGATTTTGGCCGGTGACTGGATGCCTATCCGCATTTTTGCCAATGACAAAGGCAGGTTTTCTGAAGTCAAACCGATCACGACAGACGAGATTCCCTTAAACGGATTCTACCAGCGAGTCATTGCTGCGGATTTTGATCGCGATGGCGATATTGATCTGATGGCGGGTAATCTTGGAACGAATACCAAATTTCGAAAGGCGCCCGATTCGCAGTTACGCATGTGGGTGAAAGATATAGACGGAAATCAAAGTACGGAGCAAATCATAGCCTATAATCGTGGAAAGGACTGGTATCCATTGGCGTTTAAAGATGAGTTGGGTAAGCAGATGCCCGGCATTATTAATAAGCGATTCACCGATTATGTGTCATTTGCGGGCAAGACCCTGGATAATGTCTTGAAAGCCGATGATTTAAAAGGGGCTGAGGAGTATTCCGTTAATCAATTCGCGTCGATTTATCTGGAAAACCAAAATGGTAAGTTTATTATCCATGAACTACCCTTGATGGCGCAGGTATCGAAGCTATTTGCGCTACAGGCTATAGATATTGACAACGACGGCGATCTCGACGTGTTAGGCGGTGGGAACTTCTATGGTGTTAGTATGTATCAGGGGCGTTACGATGCGAGTTATGGATTAGTATTGAAGAACGATGGAAAAGGGAATTTTATCGCGTTGTCGCCTGTAGATTCTGGATTTCTGCTCAATGGTGAAATTCGCGATATTCGCCCCATTCAGACCCCAAAAGGGTTACTGATTGCCGTTGCTCGGAATGGAATGGGAATACAGCTCTTCAAACCGTTGTAA
- a CDS encoding VCBS repeat-containing protein: MTKKLGLLAASLLGLLSCHSNTNTLFEALPASETGINFVNRSLDKKDFNIFSYRNFYNGGGVAIGDVNNDGLPDLFLTSNFEENKLYLNKGGMKFDDITRKAGILSKKFWSTGITFADVNGDGLLDIYVCNSGSRDERGNQLYINQGVRQGVPTFVEKAKEYGLVDGGFSTHAAFFDYDRDGDLDMYLLNNSFTPMDRLGYQNMRDTRDKLGGDKLFRNEGPDKPFKDVSQQAGIYGSLIGFGLGITIGDVNNDNWPDIYISNDFYERDYLYINQKNGSFKEDVENEMGHISLSSMGADIADVNNDGNLDIFVTDMLPDDDYRLKTTTSFESYELGQLKESRDFFYQDPRNMLHLNNGDGTFSEIGRMAGTAATDWSWGALLFDMDMDGKKDIFVANGILKDLTDQDYVAFLADNPDLQSMIEGTKKFDYKEYVDKMGSSPLPNYAFRNVGNGMQFENKAAEWGLGTPSFSNGSAYGDLDNDGDLDLVVNNNNLPVSIYKNTAVDKNHKNFLRVKLTGNGHNLNAIGAKVYVYQKSTDGQVQTQYLQQMPNRGFESSVDLTMVFGLGDNPAIDSLTVIWPDDKKQVIRQLKANTTLNLTHKEADQTAIFSNQPTTGPRLFTDVTGVSGLDYRHKENEFVDYNRDGLLKEMLSREGPALAIGDVNGDGLDDVFLGGAANMPRSLYMQQPTGTFSLDKQPFLLDALYTEDIGATFFDADGDKDLDLYIATGGNEFDEPDYLADRLYRNDGKGNFTWDKSLPRSLENNSCVVAADFDRDGDQDLFVGGRMVSGQYGKSPDQLLLVNDGRGNFRKATAELLPFSKEIGMVKDAVWSDIDNDHYPDLILVGDWMPITILKNKQGKGFERFDNETLAATGGWWNAIRAADLDQDGDIDFVVGNLGLNSRMVASKEEPAHLYSNDFDRNGSYEQVVTCFRPVSDGERRECVMVQKPDLQKRIPSIKTKYIKHSDYARASYEDIFSAQQREGTSIKMVQEAETSVMINDGKGNFTLKALPIQAQTSPIHAILTDDYDNDGKMDILLAGNFFDVLTELGRYDANYGLLLTGNGKGEFTARKPRDTGFFVRGQVRRMQTGHGANGKPFIILAKNNDRAQVFSLTKGPRQ; encoded by the coding sequence ATGACAAAAAAATTGGGTCTATTGGCTGCTAGTCTACTTGGACTATTATCGTGCCATAGCAATACTAATACCCTTTTCGAGGCATTACCCGCGAGTGAAACGGGTATAAACTTTGTAAACAGGAGCCTCGATAAAAAGGATTTTAACATTTTCAGCTATCGTAATTTCTATAATGGGGGCGGAGTTGCTATTGGAGACGTTAACAATGACGGCCTGCCTGACCTGTTTCTAACGTCCAATTTTGAAGAAAATAAGCTTTATCTCAACAAAGGCGGGATGAAGTTTGACGATATTACCCGGAAAGCAGGGATTCTGAGTAAGAAGTTCTGGTCAACGGGCATCACGTTTGCGGATGTGAACGGCGACGGACTACTCGATATTTATGTGTGTAACTCCGGTAGCCGCGATGAGCGGGGAAACCAATTATATATTAATCAGGGCGTAAGACAGGGTGTGCCTACATTTGTAGAAAAAGCGAAGGAGTATGGTCTGGTTGATGGCGGTTTCTCGACCCACGCAGCTTTTTTCGACTACGATCGTGACGGTGATCTGGATATGTACCTGCTGAATAACAGTTTCACGCCAATGGATCGCCTGGGTTACCAGAATATGCGCGACACACGCGATAAACTGGGGGGCGATAAATTGTTTCGGAACGAAGGACCTGATAAGCCATTTAAGGATGTTAGCCAACAGGCCGGTATTTATGGCAGCCTGATTGGTTTTGGGTTAGGTATTACCATTGGCGATGTTAACAACGATAACTGGCCTGATATTTATATTTCTAATGATTTTTACGAGCGGGATTATCTGTACATCAACCAGAAAAACGGTTCGTTTAAAGAGGACGTTGAAAACGAAATGGGCCACATCAGTCTTTCCTCAATGGGGGCTGATATTGCTGATGTCAATAACGACGGTAATCTTGATATTTTCGTAACCGATATGTTGCCCGACGATGATTACCGCCTTAAAACGACAACATCCTTCGAAAGCTACGAGTTGGGGCAATTGAAAGAGTCACGCGATTTTTTTTATCAGGATCCACGCAATATGCTTCACCTCAACAATGGTGATGGTACATTCTCTGAAATCGGTCGAATGGCTGGAACGGCAGCTACCGACTGGAGTTGGGGAGCCTTGTTGTTCGATATGGACATGGATGGCAAAAAAGATATTTTCGTCGCGAATGGCATCCTCAAAGATCTTACTGATCAGGATTATGTAGCCTTTCTGGCCGACAATCCCGATTTGCAGTCGATGATTGAAGGCACTAAAAAATTCGACTATAAAGAATACGTAGATAAAATGGGATCTAGTCCCCTGCCTAATTACGCATTCCGGAATGTAGGTAACGGCATGCAGTTTGAAAACAAAGCAGCCGAATGGGGGCTTGGTACCCCATCCTTCTCGAATGGCTCGGCCTATGGTGACCTGGACAATGATGGCGATCTGGACTTAGTTGTCAATAACAACAACTTACCGGTGTCAATCTATAAAAACACGGCTGTTGACAAAAACCATAAGAACTTCCTACGGGTAAAGCTTACCGGAAATGGACATAACCTGAATGCGATTGGCGCTAAAGTGTATGTCTATCAAAAATCGACTGATGGCCAGGTGCAGACCCAATACCTGCAACAAATGCCGAACCGGGGTTTTGAGTCGTCGGTGGATTTGACTATGGTATTCGGTCTGGGTGATAATCCGGCAATTGATTCCCTGACTGTCATCTGGCCCGATGATAAAAAGCAGGTTATTCGGCAATTAAAGGCCAATACAACGCTTAATCTGACGCATAAAGAGGCAGACCAGACAGCCATATTTTCTAATCAGCCAACGACTGGGCCACGCCTTTTTACGGACGTAACAGGTGTATCTGGCCTGGATTACAGGCATAAAGAAAATGAGTTCGTTGATTATAACCGCGATGGTTTATTAAAAGAAATGCTCTCGCGGGAAGGGCCTGCCTTAGCCATTGGCGATGTAAATGGGGATGGGCTCGACGATGTATTTTTGGGCGGTGCCGCCAATATGCCGCGTTCTTTGTATATGCAGCAGCCAACAGGAACGTTTAGCCTTGACAAACAGCCATTTTTGCTTGATGCGCTGTATACAGAAGATATTGGGGCAACCTTTTTTGATGCCGATGGCGACAAGGATCTGGATTTGTATATCGCTACGGGAGGAAACGAGTTTGATGAGCCCGATTATCTGGCCGATCGACTTTATCGAAATGATGGTAAAGGCAATTTTACCTGGGATAAAAGCTTACCCCGCAGCCTGGAAAATAATTCATGCGTTGTTGCGGCTGACTTTGATCGCGATGGTGATCAGGATTTGTTCGTTGGTGGGCGTATGGTGTCGGGGCAATATGGTAAAAGCCCGGATCAACTGCTACTTGTCAATGATGGCCGAGGAAACTTTCGGAAGGCAACTGCTGAATTACTACCTTTTTCGAAAGAAATCGGCATGGTAAAGGATGCTGTCTGGTCAGATATTGACAACGATCATTACCCTGATCTAATTTTGGTTGGCGACTGGATGCCAATTACGATCCTGAAAAATAAACAGGGTAAAGGGTTCGAGCGGTTCGATAACGAAACGTTGGCTGCTACGGGTGGCTGGTGGAACGCCATTCGGGCGGCTGATCTTGATCAGGATGGCGATATTGATTTTGTCGTTGGTAATCTTGGTTTGAACAGCCGTATGGTTGCCTCAAAAGAAGAACCAGCTCATTTATACAGCAATGATTTCGATCGTAACGGATCTTACGAGCAGGTAGTTACCTGTTTTCGCCCTGTTTCAGATGGAGAACGTCGCGAGTGCGTCATGGTTCAGAAACCTGATCTGCAAAAGCGTATTCCGTCAATAAAAACGAAATACATTAAGCACTCCGACTATGCCAGGGCTAGTTATGAGGATATTTTTTCAGCTCAGCAGCGGGAAGGAACGAGCATTAAAATGGTTCAGGAAGCCGAAACGTCGGTAATGATTAATGATGGTAAAGGCAATTTTACCCTTAAAGCGCTTCCTATACAGGCTCAGACGTCGCCGATTCATGCCATTCTGACGGATGACTACGACAATGATGGTAAAATGGACATTCTACTGGCTGGCAATTTCTTCGATGTGCTGACTGAGTTAGGGCGTTACGATGCTAACTATGGACTCTTGTTAACAGGTAATGGTAAAGGCGAGTTTACGGCGAGGAAGCCCAGGGATACGGGCTTTTTTGTTCGCGGACAAGTGCGTAGAATGCAGACTGGACATGGAGCTAATGGAAAACCGTTCATCATCCTGGCCAAAAATAACGATCGGGCGCAGGTCTTTTCGCTAACGAAAGGACCCCGGCAATGA